One Papaver somniferum cultivar HN1 chromosome 10, ASM357369v1, whole genome shotgun sequence genomic window carries:
- the LOC113316813 gene encoding F-box/kelch-repeat protein At3g06240-like — translation MAFSKILPVEIALDIFSRVPSESVLDSKLVCTSWNNLLRHPSFSRMHLKHLIHPSNSSSHSGKLGFLALTFWNNIFLYIEYKENHDHSTPIERITQIYFTPPFTSAEFLGSCNGLILLARYSYKEPAPLCICNPFTKEHVLLTEIKRDEDTEDDKNSHWTSGFGYVASTDEYKVVRIMLKTEFFSVYIYTVGSGVGWRNLGRFNLGCSVYLYEQAGIFSDGALHWLDVESQMIVTFNLGEEKFSELLPPPPLPPIINSHCNRIGVVDGFLYFAMYLIVEESEYYDVWLLHKKNGNSDMKEREEPRSFAWRKEFRVEENEVLAVTKSNGVLTCNYNYLHFYYTKASIWKRLIDYKENFSRVFPHKNTLVSLKELGEEDTKIMESVEVKETGSHDPSFNQLQED, via the coding sequence ATGGCGTTCTCTAAGATTCTTCCAGTGGAGATCGCATTAGATATTTTCAGTAGAGTACCAAGTGAATCAGTTCTTGATTCCAAATTAGTATGCACCAGTTGGAATAATCTTCTTCGTCATCCATCATTTTCTCGGATGCACCTAAAACATCTTATTCACCCTTCTAATTCTTCTTCTCATTCTGGTAAGTTGGGTTTCCTTGCTTTGACGTTTtggaataatatttttttatatattgaaTATAAGGAGAATCATGATCATTCAACACCCATTGAGAGAATTACACAGATTTATTTCACCCCTCCATTTACGAGTGCTGAGTTTCTTGGATCGTGTAATGGATTGATCCTTCTTGCTAGATACTCATATAAAGAACCGGCACCTCTTTGTATTTGTAACCCATTCACTAAAGAACATGTTTTGCTTACTGAAATTAAGAGAGATGAGGATACTGAAGATGACAAGAATAGCCATTGGACAAGCGGATTTGGTTACGTTGCTTCTACAGATGAATACAAAGTTGTAAGAATAATGTTGAAGACCGAGTTTTTTAGTGTCTACATATACACTGTAGGCAGTGGCGTCGGTTGGAGAAACCTTGGAAGGTTTAATCTGGGATGCAGCGTATATTTGTATGAACAAGCAGGTATCTTTTCcgatggagctcttcattggctGGACGTCGAATCGCAAATGATTGTTACCTTCAATTTGGGGGAAGAAAAGTTTTCTGAACTTCTGCCACCACCTCCTTTGCCACCCATCATTAATTCGCATTGTAACAGAATTGGGGTTGTGGATGGGTTTCTGTATTTTGCTATGTATCTAATTGTCGAAGAATCCGAATATTATGACGTATGGCTATTACATAAGAAGAATGGTAATTCTGACATGAAAGAGCGAGAGGAACCACGGTCATTTGCTTGGCGTAAAGAGTTTAGGGTTGAGGAAAACGAAGTATTGGCTGTTACGAAGAGTAATGGTGTTTTAACTTGCAATTATAATTATCTCCATTTTTATTATACAAAAGCTTCGATCTGGAAAAGGCTGATCGACTATAAAGAAAATTTTAGCAGAGTATTTCCTCATAAAAACACATTAGTTTCCTTGAAAGAATTAGGAGAAGAAGATACGAAGATAATGGAGTCAGTTGAAGTTAAGGAGACAGGAAGCCATGATCCGAGTTTCAACCAGCTGCAGGAGGATTAG